The stretch of DNA TGCCGGTGCTCATTATGCTCGGATGTTACTGGATGGTGTTCAGAGCAGCCCGGAGACAGAACGCTCTCGTGCACCCCATACAGACACAGTCCTACTCCCAGCCCTCCCCACAGGACTTCCAGGGACCCGGCAGTCCACAGCGGCAGGCCCAAGCCCAGTCTGCAAGTTCGCCTGACGGGCCCTACTCAGCCAGAGGATACCCCGTTCGAGTTAGGCACAGACGCTTCCACTACCACTGCAAGGCAGCTcgagttgtttttgtgattaTGGCCTCATATATCCTCAGCATGGGGCCTTACAGCATACTGAATACGGTATCTATGAGCACCAGAGCCGCTGTACCCACCTGGTTGTCCTCTGTTGCccttgtgctcttttttttacagtgctgcCTCCACCCTTACATTTATGGTTACATGCACCGTAGCGTGAGGAAGGAGTTCCTGGCTTTGCTCTGTGGACTGTTCTGCAAACAGGGCCGTCCCAGCCAGAGCTCTGCTGTAGAGAGCTGCTTCACGACCACAGAGGGACGCTCGGGCCCCCAGCCTCACCTGCCCAGCCTTGCGGCTCGAGTCTTCCCTCTGCGGACTTGGGAAGAATGCACAACATCATCCAGCCCCACTTTTGAGAGGAGGTCGAGGGACAGCCGCAAGGACACCGCCTCTACCAGCATCAGCTCCGAGAGGGAGCTCACAGTCCACAGCAAACAAAGCACATAAACCGCCTCGAGAATTCATCAGATAGATCATGTATGCTCTTATGCGAGGAGTGTGTCATGCAGTGTGTTCACACAGAAGAACAGACAAAGGAATATGCCTTCTTTGCAACATTATGAAGTCAATGGCATTATAGGAATAGTACGATACTTGATCACCATCATAACAATATTTTACTATTTTCAGCCTGCGCAAACAATGAACTTGTGGTCAGATATGTACTTGGAAAAACTTAATCATTCATAgttgcattttaaatttataaTAGTATGTAGAAGATATATTAAATTCGTATTTTTGCGAGGTCAAATCTTGataaacacagcaacaaacagGTTATATGTTTTGTCTCTTAAAAAATTACCTTTAAATGTGCGTATTTATTGTACTAGCTgctgtcacattaaaaacaggcaTTTGAATCAGCCTCAATTCAAAAGTTAAACTAGAAATGACATTTAACTTTGAGATCTTTGCCTGCAAGTTTTTTATAAATGCCActgttttaaaacaatgaataaataaacttgcTGTGTAGAGATAGAAAATGTATATGTTGGATTAGAGTGTGGCTGTTCTAAGCACTTTGCTTTAATTGTGAGTCATAGATTACTCTGATATCGATCTGCAGTATCTGCGCaccatgtctcctttaaacttTTTTGTGAGTTGCAATTATTTTCTGATCCTGCCAGAGTCAGAGGATGTCCTGTCCTTGTGTTAGTGCAAACAAGCGCCGCCTGCAAATAATGAACTCAGGatgtttttgggaaaaaaaaaaaaaaatgtattgcccATCTCTGTTCTTGAATCTTTTTGAGCACCTGAACATATGTGAGTTGAAGTCCTTGCCGCAGTAACTCTCCTCTTAGTCTCAAAGCGCCTTTTGAGTAAATGTGTAGAATAGTGATTCATTGTGCCTGTAAAGTAACAAAACACACGCGGGTTGGTGAGCTCAAACAAGTTTGACgttgtctctttgtgtcccAGTTCAAAAGAGTTGGAGAATTTGCAACTTGGATGTGTCGCTGTGTATTTGGACGCAGTATTTTCAGCCGTTCTGTGAGAAAGTACAGTATTTTTGTTGAAACAGTACAGTGTGTAGAGAACAGGGTATactaaaaaaagattatataaACCAGAGGAACACATAACAGATTTCTTATATTGCTCTGAACACATGTACATTTGTAAAGATACCTCCTGATTCAGTATTTGTAATGGAAACACCTGGCTGCTTGAAGCCACAGAAACGATGAGTACCTATGTGACATGTACCTGCCGGGACAAATCTCATTGGGAGGCAATTCATCCGAGGTTGATGTTGGGAGATGGTGTGCTGCTAAAGGATGTCATAGTTGCATGACAACATTTTGTGCATTATTTGAAAAGTGTGTCTGGTCCTTTTGGTCAAGTTTTTATAACTTTTAGagaaacggaagaaaaaaaatctattttattgttattattaatattttcatttgactgattgttttttgggggggaaacatTTCACAGCTTGCTGTACTTTACCACAGTATTATAGCTGACAATCAAGCTTGTATAATGTGTTTGACAGTGTTTCTCTGTACAGGACAAAGGGGTGAGGTACAATGTGTAAAACAATTGATCATCAAATAAGTGAAAACTATGTTTTTAAGTGctttaaaacaacatatttttgtgatttttttatcgtgcctttgtatttcttttctggTTTAATCACTCaacattaaatgttatttaataaaAGTGAATTATATGTAAAAGTGTTACAAGGAGTCTATAGTTAGGTCTTTGCATTTGACACCAGGTAAAGGAAAATTCTGTAAAACTTAGACATCCTGCAGACGTCAGGTGGAAGAAATCAAAGTGAAACTAAGTATATCAAACAATGTAAGACCGATTTTAGATTGTGAATTTAATCAGATTCAAACAAAAGCTCTACGAGGGTTAACATCTTAGGTTTCttagattgtgtttgtgtatttttggtAAAGTTTCAAGTTATTCAtgatcatttatatatatatatatatatatatatatatatatatagacctGTCAGCAAAGACCTGTCAGCtataatactatatatatatatatatatatatatatatatatatgaaaagtaaaagcttGCTCCTGTCCTTATGTAACTATAGGGGTTAATTAACTACATAACTCCAAAGACTATTGTATTCAATATGTGGATAATTGTGACTGAAGAGGGAGAATAAGAGGAGGCCCAGAATAGCACCTATATAACACTTCCCTGCATTAGTCATATTTCTCGCATATTATTGTATACTCTGTATGCTCATTTTGATTTCTGCCAACTAAACTATAGCTGTATATCGAGAAATTAAAAATACGGCAAGTGGTTAAGATTGTATGAGATGTTCATGTAATCTAGTGGCTCAAAATACAACATGGCCTTCACTTTGAATTAACtgcatttatttgtaaaaatgttatcACCTTGGGTGATGACTCCACACTGCTCGAAGCAAAAGGCAGCAGTGTGTCGCGTAGTTACAGTTCAGCAAACTGCATATTCAAATCTAAAGGGGTGCATCTCGGTGGTGCATATGGACTTAATCACTGCATTATGATTAACTAAGTGAGAATCTCTCCCAAGGCTGGACAAGTCAGGCAAGTCACTGAGATCTGCCTGGATGTGCAACAGACTGTAACTAGCAAATTCGCCTATGATACAGATGTGCTTCTTAAGCAAGTGTAACCTTTGCTGCTATGCAAACTTAAAGAGTAGCCATCAAATACAAGAGAATGGACATGTATCATAGCAATGTCAGTGTTTTATATGATTTCTTAACTACAATACAAGCTGATATTTTAAGGATTCATAGCCTCCACTTTACCTCAGACagaaagaatagaaaagaaaagaaggttcCGTAACGGTGACAATCTTTAAGAAGCCTtttctcactcactcgctcgctatgtacagtatatgtacacttttttttttaatctttacaatATAAGtaatgactgaaaaacaaagtttagACATTTAGACATAATATAAAAATCAACAGggcattttactttctttagAAAACATTTCACCTTTTCTTGTTAAACCCACCAAAACAAACTGCTCA from Scophthalmus maximus strain ysfricsl-2021 chromosome 9, ASM2237912v1, whole genome shotgun sequence encodes:
- the gpr101 gene encoding probable G-protein coupled receptor 101 — encoded protein: MGTNFTDVPWETGFSGSARGGPVWSSTASCAVKMVLISLIVCVSLFGNVVVLLVFQRKPQLLHVANRFVLNLLLADLLQTILVMPFAMAATVPGVWPLDVRLCQALVVLMHLFAFAGVNTIIVVSVDRYLAIIHPLSYPTRMTPHLGTNLIVCTWVLSFLQSTPPLYGWGAIDFDRRHNMCSVVWSSSLSYSAVVSTFSFWLPVLIMLGCYWMVFRAARRQNALVHPIQTQSYSQPSPQDFQGPGSPQRQAQAQSASSPDGPYSARGYPVRVRHRRFHYHCKAARVVFVIMASYILSMGPYSILNTVSMSTRAAVPTWLSSVALVLFFLQCCLHPYIYGYMHRSVRKEFLALLCGLFCKQGRPSQSSAVESCFTTTEGRSGPQPHLPSLAARVFPLRTWEECTTSSSPTFERRSRDSRKDTASTSISSERELTVHSKQST